From Cannabis sativa cultivar Pink pepper isolate KNU-18-1 chromosome 8, ASM2916894v1, whole genome shotgun sequence, a single genomic window includes:
- the LOC115698773 gene encoding transcription repressor OFP15 encodes MGKKMKLPFLANQTTEPKSTTWPWPSCAQTRTLSFRTTPQNDNVLFKTINSAFIDSSTTTPPSLLPNDYYSSPSSSDSAASFSTNSADDPPPSSGAGAGGDPVEAVIEGLRSTDESRLFFEPGEANSTASILEESISSVDNNNNIKRLEKVIPYKESVALSMESRNPYLDFKQSMEEMVEAHGLKGWESLEELLSWYLKMNGKDNHGFIVGAFVDLLVGIAFNSNSSNNNNNIDIISHNNKSSSSSSSYSSSNCNCSNSCDSPYSPLSFCNTSSTSSSSSTSNSSSSCSSSLSSSNTPCVSSIEVGELEIESAPCLASLLEIEEEKNVEDDDDIISS; translated from the coding sequence ATGGGAAAGAAAATGAAGCTCCCTTTTCTGGCTAACCAAACAACAGAGCCTAAATCTACAACATGGCCATGGCCTTCGTGTGCTCAAACAAGAACCCTCTCTTTCAGAACTACTCCTCAAAACGACAACGTTTTATTCAAAACAATCAATTCAGCTTTCATAGACTCATCAACTACTACACCTCCTTCTCTTCTACCTAATGACTATTACTCATCACCATCGTCTTCTGACTCAGCAGCAAGCTTCTCCACAAATTCCGCCGACGACCCACCTCCATCTTCCGGCGCCGGAGCCGGCGGAGACCCAGTTGAGGCAGTGATTGAAGGACTAAGGTCAACGGATGAGAGCCGGTTGTTCTTCGAGCCTGGGGAGGCTAATAGTACTGCTTCTATACTTGAAGAAAGTATTAGTAGtgttgataataataataatattaagagattagagaaagtgattccttACAAGGAAAGTGTTGCTTTATCAATGGAGTCTAGAAACCCTTATTTGGATTTCAAACAATCTATGGAGGAAATGGTTGAGGCACATGGTCTAAAGGGTTGGGAAAGCCTTGAAGAGCTTTTGAGTTGGTATTTGAAGATGAATGGAAAAGACAATCATGGGTTTATTGTTGGTGCTTTTGTTGATTTATTGGTAGGTATTGCTTTTAATAGTAatagtagtaataataataataatattgatattattagTCATAATAAtaagtcttcttcttcttcttctagttATAGTTCTTCAAATTGTAATTGTTCTAATAGTTGTGACTCTCCTTATTCTCCTTTATCATTTTGTAACACTTCTagtacttcttcttcttctagtaCTTCtaactcttcttcttcttgttcatCTTCTTTAAGTAGTAGTAATACTCCTTGTGTATCTTCAATAGAAGTAGGGGAATTAGAGATTGAAAGTGCTCCTTGTTTGGCTTCCTTGTTAGAAATCGAGGAGGAAAAGAATgtagaagatgatgatgatattATTTCATCttag